A stretch of Peteryoungia algae DNA encodes these proteins:
- the wecB gene encoding non-hydrolyzing UDP-N-acetylglucosamine 2-epimerase — protein MNYKKILVVFGTRPEAIKMSPVVKQLTSSGKYEVTVCVTGQHRGLLDQVLSLFSIVPDIDLDIMRSNQSLESVTEAVLQGVSGVIRERKPDLILVHGDTTSAFAAALAGFYNKVPVGHVEAGLRTGNINAPWPEEMNRRFVGQLASLHFAPTLNARENLLKEQVSPERVWVTGNTVIDALLSIVDKISKEPSVLSELFVAMPWLVNTSRNLVLVTGHRRENFGNGIQAVCRALKRIAAEQNADIVYPVHPNPNVMKPVHELLDGVPNIHLVPPMDYLPFVMLMSRAHIIITDSGGVQEEAPSLGKPVLVMRDTTERPEAVTAGTVRLVGVDEHKIFEETSRLLTDPSYYATMSMAHNPYGDGHASGRIMRVIEGDLGQYEFS, from the coding sequence GTGAATTACAAAAAAATCCTAGTCGTGTTTGGAACACGCCCAGAAGCGATTAAAATGTCTCCCGTCGTAAAGCAGTTGACATCGTCAGGGAAGTACGAGGTGACAGTCTGCGTAACGGGTCAGCATCGTGGTCTTTTAGATCAGGTGCTGAGCTTGTTTTCAATTGTACCGGACATTGACTTAGACATTATGCGATCCAATCAATCCTTGGAGAGCGTGACGGAGGCCGTTCTTCAGGGCGTGAGCGGAGTAATTCGTGAGCGAAAGCCGGACCTTATTCTGGTTCACGGTGATACAACGTCCGCGTTTGCAGCAGCACTTGCGGGGTTCTATAACAAAGTGCCAGTGGGCCACGTAGAGGCTGGTCTAAGAACAGGTAACATTAATGCTCCTTGGCCGGAGGAAATGAACAGACGTTTTGTTGGTCAGCTTGCTTCGCTTCATTTCGCACCTACCCTCAATGCCCGAGAAAATCTACTAAAAGAGCAGGTCTCTCCGGAGAGGGTTTGGGTCACGGGAAATACCGTTATCGATGCACTCTTGAGCATTGTGGACAAGATATCTAAGGAACCATCTGTTCTGAGCGAACTGTTCGTTGCAATGCCTTGGTTAGTAAATACTAGCCGAAATTTAGTTCTAGTTACTGGACACCGACGTGAGAATTTTGGGAATGGTATTCAGGCAGTCTGCAGGGCTCTGAAGCGCATCGCAGCAGAGCAAAACGCCGATATTGTTTACCCCGTTCATCCGAATCCGAATGTCATGAAGCCTGTTCATGAGCTTCTGGACGGGGTTCCAAACATTCATCTGGTGCCGCCCATGGACTACCTGCCCTTCGTGATGCTGATGAGCCGTGCTCATATAATCATAACTGATTCCGGCGGTGTTCAGGAGGAGGCGCCGTCGCTTGGCAAGCCGGTGTTGGTTATGCGGGATACGACCGAGCGACCAGAGGCGGTCACTGCTGGAACCGTACGCCTTGTCGGTGTCGATGAACATAAGATTTTCGAAGAAACCTCACGCCTTCTGACGGATCCCTCTTACTATGCAACTATGAGCATGGCCCATAATCCCTATGGTGACGGTCATGCGTCCGGACGTATTATGCGTGTAATTGAAGGGGATTTGGGACAATATGAGTTTTCCTAA